The Pichia kudriavzevii chromosome 3, complete sequence nucleotide sequence TGGTTGCAACGAATTGGGATTTTGGAATACATAAAAGATCAAATTCTTTAGCTTTCTCaacaatattttctttagttAATGGTTCATTAGctttcaacattttcaccTCGTCTTCATTCAACAATACGAGGTTCAGCTCGTTGGCTTTGTTAGCTAGCTCGCGACTTGTAATTGTACGTTGCTTCAACCTGGAAACGTCCTCAGCAGACAGCAATGACAGGTTTAGCTTACTTGCATATTCAGCCAATGTTGAATGGTCAAGGAAATCTGGCATTTTAGCCTCTCCACTCTTTTCAGTTAGCTCTTCCCAATCCTTATTTTCGACAACTGTGTATCCACTTTCCTTAAttctatttttcaagtCTTCAAGTGGGATATCAGCAATATTAAACATTGCTGCATTCTTCATACGTTCCACCTCTTGAAGACCCATAATTTTAAgattgttttcttctagGAACTGATCGGCATTGAAGCAACCGTTCTTTTTGTCAAAACATTTACCCATGATTATGCTTCGTACATGATGTGTCAATCCATTAAgcttgatttcttctaatATCAACGATTCACCACTTGGAGAAGTTACATTATAACCTAGGAAAGATAACCTTTTCGCAAGTATCGTTGGCTCATCAGACTGGAGTAATGAGATTTTAAGTTTTTCCATATCCGCTTTCTTCTCACTATACTTTTGTTGTAACTCCTTTATTTCCgattcaagtttttcagTTTCGTCATGTAAAGGCGTAATAATTGGAGGTAGGTCCAAATCTCTCGATTTGTCCAAATAAGCTCTAACAGCAGCAAGCGCACTTTGTTGAGATTGTAATTCAACTTCCTTCAACTGTATCTCACTATTAAGTTTCGATATTTTCTTATTCAGTTTGACTGACAATCCTTGGCTTGGTACTTCGATTGATACATCGGAGAGTCTATAAGActgtttttgaattttttcttttttggcTTTTAGATCTGATAAAGAGGCAGATATTTCTTTAATCTTTTCACTTAGCTTAGCTTCCTTTTGAGATaagatattttcaactGGAATGGAAGCAGTGGTTTGGATTGAGCTTGCCGACGATGCAAAAGAATTTCTTCTACTACGCATTTCGGCCAAAATGCTTTTCTTAGATTCTATGTCagattcaatattttcaatttcatgAGAAATATCTGCCAAGTCCGTAGTCCTTTTTTCCCCTGTCCTGGATTTCAGCAAATTTTCGAGTTCCAATTGAGATAGAACTGTATAGCCTGCCTCACTGATAGCAGATATCAACAATTCGATTGGTTGGTTTTCAATGTTCTTAACATTTTCTGAAGTGACTGTTGCAATGGAAGAGGATTTTTGCATATTCATACCTTTTTGGTAGTCCTCCAAGTTAACTGCACTTTGTATCTTATCGAAAGGGTTATGGACTTTCTCTGATTCGGCATTCAGATCGcttatttccttttccatGCCATCCTTCTTTTGCTCAAGGTCAACGGCATATCCCTTCATGGATGAAAGTTCTGATTCTAGCTGTGCGATTCGAGAAGCCAATTGGTCTTTGCTGCCCAGATGTTCACtcatttcatttttgagGGAGGCAACCTTGGATTCAAGAGAAATTATTTGGGCATCCGCTaattccttttccttttgatgTGATCTTAATTCTTTTCTCAAGATATCAATTTGAGACTCACTTTGTACAATTTTATCACTAGCAACACCCTTTTGAACTTCGTGATCTGATACATCTTCATTTAGTTTCCTAATTTCACATAATAATTGACCAATATTCTCGTTTaaaattctcttttcttcttcatgTGACTCAATTTGAGCTTTCAGTTTCGTAATTTCAGTTTCCAGATCAGCTTTCGTTTCTTGAGCAGCACGCTTATCTTGCACGAGAACATCTGCTTCTTCAGTTAATCTCTTCACTTCAAATTCGAGCTTCTCTACTGTTGCTTCAAGTTCGGTATTGGATTTACTTTGTACCTCAATGCCAGACTTGAGTTGGCATATTTCAGATTCCATTTCCTCAATGGTGTTGGAAGATGAGATTTTAGATTTAACATGCAATTCCAACTCTGTTCGCAGCTTTGAAAGTTCAGATTCAAGAGATGCAATAGCTTCTTCAGCATTGTTCTTTGATTGTTCATGTAAAGTACACCGTTCTTTTAATCCAGAGATCGAAATTTCAAGTTCTGATTTTGCTTCGCGGtacctttctttttctgcTTCATGGCTCTCACTTACACTTTTGAGGTCAGATATTGTAGACTCAAATTCAGAACAAGCTTGAATGTACCTGGccttttcagtttctaGCAATTcacatttctttttcaaacaatctAAGTCATTGTTTAGCGTAGAAGTGAcctctttgatttcttcgtTTATAGATTCGTACTTTTTGTTATCCCTCTTCAAGCTTTCTACTTGCGATTTCAGCTCTTGCACTTGCAATTCCTTCTGatttatattttctgtAAGGGTtgtgattttattttcagcaGTGTTTTGAGCCTCTGTAGATgcttcaatttgtttttgtaaTTCCCTAAGCTGCAATTCAAGCgtcaattttgatttttctacttcttcaacagttttAGTCAAATCTTCGATTTTCCCTTCCTTTACCTCATTTTCTGACTTCAGGTTGTCATAGTTCAATTCCATTAGAGCTAATTTAGATTTCACTTCAGTTAATTCCCTTTCGTGggttttcctttctttttcgacCTTTCTATGTAACTCATCAAGTAAGCTTTCCTTTTCTATCAACTGAAACTCAACATCAGataatttttccttcaGTGAATCAACCATTTTGAGAGCTTCAGCTTTCGACGTTTCAAGAAGTTTCAAATcgtttttcttgattgcTGCATAGCTAAGAGTATCCAGTTTTGACTCTAAGTATTCAATATTAGGATTATCACGAAGTTTCTCCAAATTCTCCAACTGGTCAATAGTTTCCTTCAGTTTTGCCTTCTTTTCACTGATTTCAgctttcaaagatttgatttcttcgAGTTgctgtttgttttcttttaccaaaatattttttctcttcaaatcaGACTTTAGTGAAGTGTGTTCAACAATTGGGATTGGTATTATTCCCAATGAAGCTGATTTTGACTTTAAGTACTCCATAGAAGGGTTTGCTTGAATATGTTGCAACTTTTTAAGTTCCTCGTTAATATTTGACTTTTCTGCCAGAGAAGCATCCAATTTAGATTTTAGTGTTTTAATTTCAGAGCTCATTGTGGATAATCTATCATTTAGCACATCATAATCGTCTATTGGAAGCGGAATCAAACCCGcttttttggatttttccTTGAGATATTCAAGGTCGGGACTTTCAAGAGAGTCTTTTAAAACTGACAGCTCAGTTAAATCAGACTTCAATTTCGTATTGGTTTCGTTTAGCGATTTATTTGCCGAAGTTAATGCGATTACCTCATTGCTTAGCTCTCTCATCTCAGACTTTACAGCTTTAAGCTCATCGGACTTTCTTAGGTTTTCATTGTGTTCTGCAATTGGGATAGGTAGGTATCCAATAGATTTTGCCTTTTCTTGCAGGTATGCAAATTCGGGTGCCTCATAAGCCGATTCAAGCTCCTTTAATTGTGAATCTTTACTTTTTAAATTTTCCAGTGCAGATTCAAgttctttttccttcaacaataaGCTATCTATCTTTGATTGTAGATCATTTTGAGACTTCTTCATTGATTCTATTTCTTTACGTTTTTCATCTAactctttgtttttattcttcaaatcctTAATTTCAGACCTCGCAAGATCTAATTCTTCGAGTTTGCAAGACAACTCAGAAGATATAGTTTTCAGTTTGACCATTTCAGATTCCTTCTCAACtaataaattttcaacCTCCCtcaatttatcaattcTCTGTTTGTGTTCATTTAAGAGTTGTTTCTGATCATCCAGCTCTCTTTTAGTCACGTGAAGGTCTTCTTGTGTCGATTCGTGAAGTTCCAATGAAACAGATTTTGAACCTtgaatttccaaatcttcttttatttttttgattgccTCTAATTCTCTCTCCTTATTTACCAATGATTCCTGAGTTTCTTGTATCTGCTTTTTCAATGACTCAACCTCCGACAGTGGGAGTAAAGAATGCTTATAAACCGACGCCTTCTCCTTGATATAATCAAGTGTTGGTGAGTCGACTTGCTTTTGTAAAAGGTTCACTTtaaattcttttgtttgtaaCTCCTTCTCCATTGATGTTAAATTAGAAGTAgctttttcaatcttttcacATAGTTCTTCCTGTGATTTAAGTAGGGACTCTATTTGTTTATGTTTGGAATCCaaatctgttttcaatctcttcattttttctaacTTGTCAGTTTTCGTCTTTAGTTCGCTAACCATCGAGTTATGTTGAGCCATTGAAATAACCTGTAGTTTATGTAAACTAGCTTTTGATTTGATAAACTCCGCGTCGGGTAAATCCAGTTTTGCCAATAATCCTTTCCTCTCTTGGGTAAGCTTTTGAAATTCCTTCTCAAGAACATTATACTCAATCTCTTTCTCGGATAGAACAACAGtcaacttcaaaacctCACCTTCAAGTGATTTGATATCTAAACTCAACTTTTCTATTGTTTTGTCTCCTTTAGCTACTtctcttttcattttttcaagctcTTCGGTCGAAACAGGAACcatattcaaagataatgCCTTCAATTTGAGATAATCAACAGTAGGTGAATCATATAATTTCTGAAGTTTGTTAAATTCATCTTGGAGGTCGTGGAATTTAACCTGCGAATCGGTTAATTCTTCGAGGGTCTCCTGTAATCTTGAATCTACAGAATCCTTCTCTCTTTGGAGTTCGTCCAATCTAGATATTTTCTCCTCAAGCTTAGCTTCTAATACGGTCAACTTAGAGTTCATTTCGGCTAATTCATCTTCAGGTAATACCGCATGTTTCAAAATCGCAGCTTTTTCGTGGATGTATTCCAATTCAGGCTGATGAATCATCTGTTCGagcttttctttttcgcTTGTAATACACTTGAACTCTTCTGAGAGCCGTGAAGCAGTTGATGTCACTTCATTGagtttattttcaagattttcaaCGTTCAGTAATGTTGACCTGTAGTTCTCCGACTCGATAGCAACTAATCCATTATCCGGTGCTTTGGAACAAATATAACTAGCAGTTGGGTTTTCgtatcttttctttaactCATCCAACTCAGAAGCAGTTGACTCAAGAGATTTATTggttttcttcaattgagAATCAAGCTTTTCAAAACAATCAACTTTGTCATTGTATTTATCTTCTAATTCTtggattttcttcttcgcTAGTTTGATGTCTGTGGAAATTTGCGCATGCTCGCTGTCAGAAAGGACAACATGATTAAGAGATTTAGATTTGGTCATTATGTAAGTGAGAGATGGTTCTTCAAGTTGCTTTTTTAGTTGTTCGATATCCAAAGCaaacttttttgtttcGGCTTGACtaatttcaacattctCACTAATGGATCTATTCAGTTCAAGAAGCTTGTTGTTTTTAAATTTCAAGCTTTCTAGCTCTCCCTCCATCTTGTCTAATAATGCTGTTTTCTCTCCAACTTCGCTCTCAAGTTTTATCTTCTCGCTTAGCAGGCCTCTATGTTCCGCGGAAGGAATAGCAATGTGATCATGTATTTCTGATTTgtctttgataaactttAGGTCCGGTTCTTCTAGTTGTGCCTTTAACTTCTCAAGCTTCGCAGTGGTATCCTCAAGTAGACTTTCCTTATGCttaatttcattatttAACTTTTTGGTTGTTTCATTAAGCTCAGACTCTAGACTAGTTATAGTTTTAGTTTTGGttgaaatttcattttctaaactgctatatttttcaagtaattctgaatatttttgttggGGGATCAAACTGTGGTCAAAAGCAGATGCTTTTAACTTCAAGTAATTAATATCTGGGGATTCATAATCTTTCCTGAGCTCAGATAGTTCACCATCAAGCTTTGAGAGAGATTCGGATTTTAACTCAATTTCATACTCTAAATTCGAGATTTTCTTGAGTAGTTCAGAATACTCTGAATCAGAGACCAATTTGTGCATATGACCCAGTGACTTATTCTTTAAATACTCAATATCTGGTGATTCGTTGAATTCTTGTAATTTAAATAATTCACTGTTCAATTTATCGAGTAATTTGCTTTTAGTTTCCAGCTCATTCTCAAGTGCACCAACCTTAGATATAATATCATTATGCTTTTCCTTAGGGATAACAATATGATCGAGActttctgattttgatttcaacaaatccaaAGGAGGATCGTTCAGCTGATCCCTTAATGATGTAATTTGAGACAGTTGTTCGTCATTCAAGGCATTTGCTTTTCTGATTTCGGTATTTAAATTATTAATTTCCAATAAAATATCTGCATGCTTTGTTTTTGGCAGTAGAAcaaatttctccaaaatttCGTTTCGCAGTTCTTTGAGCTTGCATATGGTATCGCTAATGTTTGGATTGGATAATTGGGGTTTGTCTGGGTTAGTATTGACAACCATGTTTAATGAATTGAGTTCACCATTCAAATTGTCAATTAAAGAAAGGGGTATCAACTGTAGGTTTTCAGAGCTAGCAAAATCACTTCCATCATTGTCTACAATTTCTGAACATGATAGTAAACTTGTAACTGTGTTTTCAGGTAATTTTAAGGTCTTGAACTTGGAGAAGTCTATTTGTTCTGCAGTTATAGTAGGATTGGTATCTAAAGTTGTTTTAGGGACAATTAGCATGTAAGACTTTATTTGGGCCATTGAGACCTTTCTAGAGGAAACAGGACTTGAACCATCTAGCTCAGATAAATCAGAAAGGAACGATGTGTTaatgttattattgttatcatcatcattttcattttctgaaTCTGCATTATAAGACAGTTCAGgaacattttttttggcaaatgaatcatcattgaattttgtcCATGAATCATCAGGGTTAATGTGGTCATCCTGTACCTGCGAGCCATGTATAGGTGATTGCAATTTAGCCTTTCTCAGTTCCAGCCTcatttttgagttttggttttttaaTTTGAGCATTTGGCGGTGTATtatgttgatgtttttctttaatgTCTTTGAGTCTAGATCAGATGCATCTTTGGTTAAAAACGCAGGGACTGGATCTAATACAATcgaatcatcaaattcacTAAAAGAtgtttcctcttcaacAGGGTTGGGGTTTTTATCAGCTGATAACTTCAACTCTTCCACTTCTGCCTTTAAAGCTAGAATATTTTTGTGTaatatatcattttcatcattcaGCGAATCATTCGACTCTTTGTATTCGTATAATTGAGAATTCAGTTTTGCAATGGTACTATTGGTAGAATCTAgtaattgttgtttttctaaTTCCAAATTATCGATGGCATTCTTCAAGCTTTCgattgatgattttgaggCTAAGTTTTCAGACTGgactttcttcaattcattatttgatttctccaatgACAATTGAAGGGACTCCAAATCTGATTCCAATTTCCAGATTTTATcagtttgattttcttcacGTTTACTCAGTTGATCGTTTAATAAGTTCAAGTTgttcaattctttcttcatcattgaatttgattctGACAACTCTTTAACTTTTATCTTATactgtttgttttcataGTTCAATCTTCTAGATTCCATCAACAACGAATCACTTAAGTCACCTAGAAAATCGACTGatttatcattatcatgAGTAGTTGTCGCCATCGTATTTGACAGTGTCGGTGGTAGATGTATTTCGGGGTCAACACCGTTTGGCGTTCTAACCGGTTTAATGTCACTAAGATTTAATTTCTGCTGCAACTGCAGTAGTTGGTTCTTCAAGTCCATTGATTCGGGGATACCTGCTGATCCCGAATTGGGGATGTGGCTGGAATTTGAATCCAATGGTGTTTCTGACCAATCTTCTAAGAGGTCGTCAAATTGAGACATTTTGATGTgtcaaatgaagaagatagTCTGTCTAAGAAAAAGGTTCGGGAGGGGAGAAGATGCAAAAGAGTAATATGGTGagttttgtttgttttctgcACTCACATGGAAACGCAAAAACATTCCCACGCACAAACTGGGATGATGgtgttgattttggaaaatatgCGTGTAATTTTACggtttttgtttctcaggttttttttgtgttAGCCATTTGACAATTGTCagatattttattttttcgTAATAGACACCATTGACCAAGAAGAAACGCTTCAACAATGGTACGTATACCTTGATACAGAACATTCTAGGAGTAAAACAGCTAGATTTGCGAACAAGAATACTAACTTTAAACAGATTCGACTTCGGAAAATACAGCAGGCCAAGGCTGAGGCAGCCCGAAATGGAACATCACCGCCAACAGTGAACCGTTCAGTTGCATTTATGAGGGCTAAGAAGGATATACAAGAGTACGAGGACATTCCCTCGGTGGAAATTCAGTACGATAGGGATGATCCTATGCATATCAAATTGCAGGTTATCCCTGATAAGGGCTATTATGCAAATGGTAAATTCAACTTTGAATGTACCATACCGAATGACTATCCCAACTCAGCACCCGAGTTTCGTTGTTTACAGAAAATATACCATCCGAATATCGATTTAGAAGGACATGTATGCTTGAACATTTTAAGAAACGACTGGAAACCCACATTGACGTTGCAGCTAGTGTTTGCTGGGATTTTACACTTATTTTTGGAACCGAATCCGAATGATCCCTTGAACAAGGATGCTGCCAACGATCTTGCCAAATTCCCAGAGTCCTTTGGCAGACATGTCAAGCAGGCCATGATGGGAGGATACGTTGGAGAGGAGTTGTTTGAGCCTGTGGTAGCATCAATGAGAAACAGTCAACGATACTACTAATGTATATGCATAGATATGGTTATAATTGGAATATGTAGGAAAGCTAAATACCAGactaaaaaagaaagggtGGAGAAGTAACTCAACTTGAAACCGGTTCCAAGTTAGAAGTATAAAGGAAGGGGGGAGGGGATATGAGAAATGAACAGAAGAGAACCAAAGATTAGAGAAGACAAACGTTTgccaatgaaaatgcaTGTGAATGGGAATGGGaatgagaatgaaaatgaggaTATGGTTAGGGGAATGTGTCTTTTGCTTCATCCGCAGTGTCCGTAAACAGAGACTGGATGTCGAATGAATGGGAGATAAAAGACGGTAGGGAGAGAGAGGATGCATTACAGAAGCATCTCCCCCTAAGCATGAGAGTGGCCATGTCCAGAGATGTCGTTTGTGGAGGAAACAGTTGGTGTAAACTCTCCGTCCTTGACGTCACTTGGAGAGGTATTTGCATTGTGGGAGTTTTTGACAAAATGCATCTCGCCAGACTCAACTTTACCGCCTGCATTAGTGGAAACAAATTCAGCGTGGCTATTATCGAGAGACTCGTTATGAAGGGCAAAGCTGGCATAGTAGTCCTGTTCCATTGAcgattttttcattgagGTATACGATAGAAACAATTTGGAGCTTCTTGAGGTCATTGAAGACAACCTAATCATGTGCTTGGCACCAAGGTTAAGAGATGAAATTGCAATTGGAGCCATGGTATCGAATAATGGTGgggtttctttttttttcttagtTATTTGTAAAAAGAATCCTTTATAATATAGCAACCAATCAATGTGTCACTTGTGAAATTACTGACCATTTATGATTCTGGGGTATCCCCTGATATTTATAGACAAAGCTGTCAAGGACCCACTCCGAAGCCCGAgacttttctttttccctTAAAGCTCTGTGTAACTATGAATCATAGTTGTGCATACATGATAGGAGGGGGGCATGGCACCATACCGTTTAACATCCAAGCAAGAGTGTTATCTACCCTTTATCCATCCCGTGTCCCCGTTTCGAGCTTACCCGCGCCAATAATAGAGGGTCTCGGTGATAAAATGCGGATCCGTAATCCCCGGGGCCATCCCGTTCGTACGTCCATATGTCCGGGGGGGGGCTAGAGGAAGATGggggaaaaacaaaaataacacAACTTCAACCTTCTGGTTGAGCCACGTCATTGGTTTCGAGAGGAAAATATGTCTTCCCCGGGGGCATGACTCTCATAGATGGAGGCATATCACTAGTAAACACCCAGTCCTGCGCCGCAACGCGCAGAATGACGTCACAGATGACTTGCTGTGGTCACGTGATTGCGGCGGTGGCCGTGCAATGCGCCACAGCCGCTTTTTTCTGGGttggtttattttttctatgtttcttcaacaaattccCAAATTTATAAGATTAGCTGAGCCTCCCATTGTTTTCCTTAATACTCACATTCTTTACTATCCACTGctatttttctcaattgttGCTGATATTATTATAGTCTGTGTTGGTATAGTTTGTATTGTTGCTAGAGGTGTTGTGAAGTTACTAGTAGCATATCTTTGTAAAGAGAGAATACACTCCTTGGCCTGCTCACCCTTCCTTCAATTCATGCACTCTCTTAATAACAGGTACTAATTGTTTGTGCTTGTTAGTCATCATCAAGAGCACCCACTTCAACACGTCTCCATTTGTAAAGATATATTCCACCATTCTATATGGCAGTGCcgtttctttcttttttgttttttgttttttgtttttcgcCCTACCACAGGCCTTGTCTCGCATCCTCCGTGTCACAGTTAATGGTTCTCTAATGGGAAAGTACTTTCTGCTCGCGTGTTTTCCGTCGGCACTGCCGAGGTTCAGTTTAGAAAATAGACTTCTCCATGAGGGAAAATCCACCATGAAATACGAAAggggaaaagaaaaagaaaaaaaaaactgcCTAACCAAAACCAAGAGGTAAGGAGGAAGGAACGAAATaatgaaatgaaaaaaaaaaataaataggCTTGTGTTGGCCGTCAACCAAATATCCCGGTATTTGCTATATATATCACGGTTGTTCCGCCTGTTCCCCCCATTGTTTCGATGATTGACGctttcttgtttctcttctaTCCTCTAAATATAAAGTCTTGGTTCCCCTGGTAGCTTTTCTGCCGGTTAAAGATACAATGACCTGTGATAATAGTGTGGATTTTGACTCTGTTGTGAATTTAGAAGAAAATTTTTATAGAGATTCCTATCATAATGCCCATGAAATTGGCTTTGAACACACGAAACTTGACGGTAAACaatttggaattcaaaCAGGGTTTCAAAGGTTTGTCTTGTTAGGTGCCCTGAAAAAATTCACCCAA carries:
- a CDS encoding uncharacterized protein (PKUD0C04755) → MAPIAISSLNLGAKHMIRLSSMTSRSSKLFLSYTSMKKSSMEQDYYASFALHNESLDNSHAEFVSTNAGGKVESGEMHFVKNSHNANTSPSDVKDGEFTPTVSSTNDISGHGHSHA
- a CDS encoding uncharacterized protein (PKUD0C04740; similar to Saccharomyces cerevisiae YDR150W (NUM1); ancestral locus Anc_8.331), encoding MSQFDDLLEDWSETPLDSNSSHIPNSGSAGIPESMDLKNQLLQLQQKLNLSDIKPVRTPNGVDPEIHLPPTLSNTMATTTHDNDKSVDFLGDLSDSLLMESRRLNYENKQYKIKVKELSESNSMMKKELNNLNLLNDQLSKREENQTDKIWKLESDLESLQLSLEKSNNELKKVQSENLASKSSIESLKNAIDNLELEKQQLLDSTNSTIAKLNSQLYEYKESNDSLNDENDILHKNILALKAEVEELKLSADKNPNPVEEETSFSEFDDSIVLDPVPAFLTKDASDLDSKTLKKNINIIHRQMLKLKNQNSKMRLELRKAKLQSPIHGSQVQDDHINPDDSWTKFNDDSFAKKNVPELSYNADSENENDDDNNNNINTSFLSDLSELDGSSPVSSRKVSMAQIKSYMLIVPKTTLDTNPTITAEQIDFSKFKTLKLPENTVTSLLSCSEIVDNDGSDFASSENLQLIPLSLIDNLNGELNSLNMVVNTNPDKPQLSNPNISDTICKLKELRNEILEKFVLLPKTKHADILLEINNLNTEIRKANALNDEQLSQITSLRDQLNDPPLDLLKSKSESLDHIVIPKEKHNDIISKVGALENELETKSKLLDKLNSELFKLQEFNESPDIEYLKNKSLGHMHKLVSDSEYSELLKKISNLEYEIELKSESLSKLDGELSELRKDYESPDINYLKLKASAFDHSLIPQQKYSELLEKYSSLENEISTKTKTITSLESELNETTKKLNNEIKHKESLLEDTTAKLEKLKAQLEEPDLKFIKDKSEIHDHIAIPSAEHRGLLSEKIKLESEVGEKTALLDKMEGELESLKFKNNKLLELNRSISENVEISQAETKKFALDIEQLKKQLEEPSLTYIMTKSKSLNHVVLSDSEHAQISTDIKLAKKKIQELEDKYNDKVDCFEKLDSQLKKTNKSLESTASELDELKKRYENPTASYICSKAPDNGLVAIESENYRSTLLNVENLENKLNEVTSTASRLSEEFKCITSEKEKLEQMIHQPELEYIHEKAAILKHAVLPEDELAEMNSKLTVLEAKLEEKISRLDELQREKDSVDSRLQETLEELTDSQVKFHDLQDEFNKLQKLYDSPTVDYLKLKALSLNMVPVSTEELEKMKREVAKGDKTIEKLSLDIKSLEGEVLKLTVVLSEKEIEYNVLEKEFQKLTQERKGLLAKLDLPDAEFIKSKASLHKLQVISMAQHNSMVSELKTKTDKLEKMKRLKTDLDSKHKQIESLLKSQEELCEKIEKATSNLTSMEKELQTKEFKVNLLQKQVDSPTLDYIKEKASVYKHSLLPLSEVESLKKQIQETQESLVNKERELEAIKKIKEDLEIQGSKSVSLELHESTQEDLHVTKRELDDQKQLLNEHKQRIDKLREVENLLVEKESEMVKLKTISSELSCKLEELDLARSEIKDLKNKNKELDEKRKEIESMKKSQNDLQSKIDSLLLKEKELESALENLKSKDSQLKELESAYEAPEFAYLQEKAKSIGYLPIPIAEHNENLRKSDELKAVKSEMRELSNEVIALTSANKSLNETNTKLKSDLTELSVLKDSLESPDLEYLKEKSKKAGLIPLPIDDYDVLNDRLSTMSSEIKTLKSKLDASLAEKSNINEELKKLQHIQANPSMEYLKSKSASLGIIPIPIVEHTSLKSDLKRKNILVKENKQQLEEIKSLKAEISEKKAKLKETIDQLENLEKLRDNPNIEYLESKLDTLSYAAIKKNDLKLLETSKAEALKMVDSLKEKLSDVEFQLIEKESLLDELHRKVEKERKTHERELTEVKSKLALMELNYDNLKSENEVKEGKIEDLTKTVEEVEKSKLTLELQLRELQKQIEASTEAQNTAENKITTLTENINQKELQVQELKSQVESLKRDNKKYESINEEIKEVTSTLNNDLDCLKKKCELLETEKARYIQACSEFESTISDLKSVSESHEAEKERYREAKSELEISISGLKERCTLHEQSKNNAEEAIASLESELSKLRTELELHVKSKISSSNTIEEMESEICQLKSGIEVQSKSNTELEATVEKLEFEVKRLTEEADVLVQDKRAAQETKADLETEITKLKAQIESHEEEKRILNENIGQLLCEIRKLNEDVSDHEVQKGVASDKIVQSESQIDILRKELRSHQKEKELADAQIISLESKVASLKNEMSEHLGSKDQLASRIAQLESELSSMKGYAVDLEQKKDGMEKEISDLNAESEKVHNPFDKIQSAVNLEDYQKGMNMQKSSSIATVTSENVKNIENQPIELLISAISEAGYTVLSQLELENLLKSRTGEKRTTDLADISHEIENIESDIESKKSILAEMRSRRNSFASSASSIQTTASIPVENILSQKEAKLSEKIKEISASLSDLKAKKEKIQKQSYRLSDVSIEVPSQGLSVKLNKKISKLNSEIQLKEVELQSQQSALAAVRAYLDKSRDLDLPPIITPLHDETEKLESEIKELQQKYSEKKADMEKLKISLLQSDEPTILAKRLSFLGYNVTSPSGESLILEEIKLNGLTHHVRSIIMGKCFDKKNGCFNADQFLEENNLKIMGLQEVERMKNAAMFNIADIPLEDLKNRIKESGYTVVENKDWEELTEKSGEAKMPDFLDHSTLAEYASKLNLSLLSAEDVSRLKQRTITSRELANKANELNLVLLNEDEVKMLKANEPLTKENIVEKAKEFDLLCIPKSQFVATTVSRTPDIPNVTVLPNSYYKILTKSHEWYKKNKNTALKSVSQPPTIAENATLDIPEQFNPQQFAQPPGPGNTHLPGQNIDVLSLSTLDTVVSNKKEIIAAVTQTIIGDYLHKYYRKLGPFTSISDTRHERYFWVHPYSMTLYWCAINPVAGVPAKSQIKALSILDVQSVPDNNPLPPGLYYKSIVIRSYEKTIKITCPTRKIHNIWFNSLRYLLDRTSDSWVNDDDLENQYEQDFSLDKKTEIERMQSLRTPSIKRSPSGLSTRGTLRSASLRSHRK
- a CDS encoding uncharacterized protein (PKUD0C04750; Pfam Domains: UQ_con(7.2e-41)), whose translation is MIRLRKIQQAKAEAARNGTSPPTVNRSVAFMRAKKDIQEYEDIPSVEIQYDRDDPMHIKLQVIPDKGYYANGKFNFECTIPNDYPNSAPEFRCLQKIYHPNIDLEGHVCLNILRNDWKPTLTLQLVFAGILHLFLEPNPNDPLNKDAANDLAKFPESFGRHVKQAMMGGYVGEELFEPVVASMRNSQRYY